Proteins from a single region of Primulina tabacum isolate GXHZ01 chromosome 5, ASM2559414v2, whole genome shotgun sequence:
- the LOC142544396 gene encoding uncharacterized protein LOC142544396, with translation MEGGGEIPVDEIPRGRGRGRGRGRGRGRPRVRVVDDTFVEQAGDQLEHLRMDELVARFHSMHPPRFSGSEGAEKAELWISEIEELFDLIEYPPECRLRLAVHQLKDRAKMWWSTTLMTLDAQRIIPSWDIFKLKFKESYCPPSFYSSNASEFHNLKQGDMSVAEYADSFYAMLRYAPHVAASQVAVVENFIEGLNDHLHPFVSTGKPLNYLEAVEITKRAEASLKRSGNRAPTQHYQSGRQQFFAQVGNNLRSLVLVLRVQGVRGTVGDIAIVDLTVITVDASIPVISVLEFKGFVMFVVGRAILLEFVLVRRGNQPRQVVELKVIEFEQRPSLPISLVTLRIRAKEDEAQAAPGTVITGNCTLCGFIARVLFDIGASHSFVSHAFVVSHDLRTTSMNSNLSVATPMGKMIITDNVVFNAVLFQDENVLYLNLIVLPMHDFDCIVGMDVLTANRATVDCYRGIVRFRPSFAPKWNFYGRGSQAKIPLVSAIEMNRLLDSGHECFLVYAVDLSQDEQRISDIPVVCEFPDVFPEEIPGFPPEREVEFSIELMPGTEPISRAPYRLAPNELKD, from the exons ATGGAGGGAGGTGGAGAAATTCCTGTTGATGAGATTcctcgaggtcgaggtcgtggtcgtggtcgaggtcGTGGGCGTGGTAGACCTCGTGTCCGGGTTGTTGATGATACTTTTGTGGAGCAAGCTGgtgatcagttagagcatcttAGGATGGATGAGTTAGTTGCGCGTTTCCATTCTATGCATCCTCCTCGATTCAGTGGTTCGGAGGGAGCTGAGAAAGCTGAGTTATGGATTTCTGAGATTGAGGAATTGttcgatttgattgagtatcCTCCAGAGTGTCGATTGAGATTAGCTGTGCATCAATTGAAAGATCGTGCCAAAATGTGGTGGTCTACTACATTGATGACTTTAGATGCTCAGAGGATCATTCCATCATGGGATATATTCAAGCTGAAGTTTAAGGAGAGTTATTGTCCTCCATCATTCTACAGTTCTAATGCTTCTGAGTTTCATAACCTGAAACAAGGCGATATGTCAGTTGCGGAGTATGCAGATTCTTTTTATGCTATGCTGAGAtatgctcctcatgttgctgcAAGTCAGGTTGCTGTTGTTGagaattttattgaaggattgaaCGATCATCTGCACCCTTTTGTTTCTACCGGTAAGCCACTGAATTATCTTGAAGCAGTGGAAATAACAAAAAGGGCTGAAGCTAGTCTTAAGAGGAGTGGCAATCGAGCTCCTACCCAACATTATCAGTCGGGGAGACAACAATTCTTCGCCCAAGTGGGAAACAATTTAAGAAGCCTGGTTCTAGTTCTTCGAGTTCAGGGAGTTCGGGGAACCGTGGGGGATATCGCTATAGTGGACCTTACTGTGATCACTGTGGATGCAAGCATTCCAGTAATCAGTGTGTTGGAGTTCAAGGGGTTTGTAATGTTTGTGGTCGGCCGGgccattttgctagagtttgtcctagTAAGACGGGGAAATCAGCCCAGGCAGGTAGTGGAACTCAAAGTAATAGAATTCGAGCAGCGTCCCAGTCTTCCCATCAGCCTAGTCACCCTTCGCATCAGAGCAAAGG aggatgAGGCTCAGGCAGCTCCAGGTACTGTCATTACCGGTAACTGTACTCTATGTGGTTTTATAGCACGAGTGTTATTTGATATTGGAGCATCTCATTCCTTTGTTTCTCATGCATTCGTTGTTTCGCATGATCTTCGAACCACTAGTATGAATTCCAATCTATCTGTTGCTACTCCGATGGGCAAAATGATTATCACTGATAATGTGGTGTTCAATGCTGTTTTGTTTCAAGATGAAAATGTTCTATATCTGAATCTCATAGTTCTACCTATGCATGACTTTGATTGCATCGTTGGTATGGATGTTTTGACTGCAAATCGTGCCACTGTTGACTGTTATCGAGGAATAGTTCGTTTCAGGCCTAGCTTTGCTCCTAAATGGAATTTCTATGGCCGTGGTTCTCAAGCCAAGATTCCTCTAGTTTCTGCCATTGAGATGAATCGATTGTTAGATTCTGGTCATGAATGTTTTCTGGTTTATGCTGTTGATCTATCGCAAGATGAGCAACGGATTTCTGATATTCCTGTAGTCTGTGAGTTTCCTGATGTGTTTCCAGAAGAGATTCCTGGCTTTCCACCAGAACGAGAAGTTGAGTTCAGTATCGAATTAATGCCAGGAACGGAACCCATATCTCGAGCACCATATCGTTTAGCCCCTAATGAGCTGAAAgactga